The following are encoded in a window of Arctopsyche grandis isolate Sample6627 chromosome 2, ASM5162203v2, whole genome shotgun sequence genomic DNA:
- the sca gene encoding scabrous has product MWPHPKFAVLLLLLLLTMAAALPQRGQEDQTNRSDRLSEQHTLELAIIRRDMDNLREELKSCTTCNEKRNSQLTLEWAMDTVSELRREMREMEAANNASGWQQELRNEVATILAEAEGVTKLAAADGARLAAGEARQAELMLDMRQVRDIATTAKASCDSMKDDIAKMRTDMKTQFKVLNKKMYVQTREEFPVMNTDIIEDGKYSHHKLRHLHALRKQVDELRHAHHNFYLAQKQMKNDLQELQRNVQSVLETRNLQDDFKLQQLIDDHDKHSEAIQNVTTEVSNFNKLHASMLELLESMETLENKVDKTVPDFRKEISKLDVDVAQIRSHNSYLKEDQENIRQSMKAVAVSVSNLVDKVNVDHSTLGSLNSTVNKLQKEFEWFKESDKVLEMTLDAVQNIDGSSASIDESKMYKESQRRLEKITGSLPKSCKDIDGIANRLISPGDGIPIQTKCINSWTLIQKRWNGSLDFNRKYQEYADGFGSPAGEFWIGNEALHRLTSDNCSSLRVTMLDVSGKSWHAEYEHFNIGPESSGYRLSIGGYSGNASNALEYQNGMEFSAVDRDRDISKIDCAADYEGGWWFSRCQRANLNGKYELGLTWFNAAQNEWIALSSSEMSVRKRDKCDGMR; this is encoded by the exons ATGTGGCCGCACCCCAAATTCGCagtgctgctgctgctgctgctgctgacTATGGCAGCAGCCCTGCCCCAGAGGGGCCAAGAGGACCAGACCAACAGGTCCGACAGACTATCAGAACAACACACCTTGGAATTGGCCATCATCAGGAGGGACATGGACAACTTGAG agAGGAGTTGAAATCGTGCACGACGTGCAACGAAAAGAGGAACTCTCAGCTGACTCTGGAATGGGCCATGGATACTGTTAGCGAGCTTCGTCGGGAGATGCGTGAGATGGAGGCTGCCAACAATGCCAGTGGATGGCAGCAAGAGCTCAGGAACGAAGTTGCGACCATTTTGGCCGAAGCTGAAGGAGTTACCAAGTTGGCCGCTGCTGACGGGGCCCGTCTTGCCGCCGGAGAAGCCCGTCAAGCCGAGCTGATGCTGGACATGAGACAAGTGCGAGACATCGCCACCACTGCTAAAGCTTCTTGTGACTCGATGAAAGACGAT ATTGCAAAAATGCGAACCGACATGAAGACCCAATTTAAAGTGTTGAATAAGAAGATGTACGTCCAGACCAGAGAGGAGTTTCCAGTCATGAATACGGACATCATTGAGGATGGCAAATACAGTCATCACAAGCTCCGTCATTTGCACGCTCTGCGGAAGCAAGTGGACGAGCTGCGTCACGCTCACCACAACTTTTACTTGGCACAAAAGCAGATGAAAAACGACCTGCAAGAGCTGCAGAGGAACGTTCAATCAGTGCTGGAGACGAGGAACTTACAAGACGACTTCAAACTGCAACAGTTGATAGACGACCACGACAAGCACTCGGAGGCCATACAGAACGTGACGACGGAAGTCTCCAACTTCAACAAGCTGCACGCTTCCATGCTGGAGCTTTTAGAGAGCATGGAGACGCTAGAGAACAAAGTAGATAAGACGGTGCCAGATTTCAGGAAAGAAATATCGAAATTGGACGTAGACGTTGCTCAAATACGCTCTCATAACAGCTACCTGAAAGAGGACCAGGAAAATATCCGCCAGTCGATGAAAGCCGTCGCAGTCAGCGTCTCCAACTTGGTGGACAAGGTCAATGTTGATCATTCGACCTTGGGAAGCCTCAACTCTACCGTCAATAAGCTCCAGAAAGAGTTCGAATGGTTCAAGGAGTCTGATAAAGTATTAGAG atgacaCTGGACGCAGTTCAAAACATCGACGGCTCATCTGCGTCGATAGACGAATCCAAAATGTACAAAGAATCGCAGCGAAGACTGGAAAAAATCACCGGATCGTTACCGAAGAGCTGCAAAGACATCGACGGCATTGCAAACAGACTCATATCACCCGGAGACGGCATCCCAATACAGACAAAGTGCATCAACTCCTGGACGCTGATACAAAAACGCTGGAACGGTTCATTGGACTTCAACCGCAAGTATCAGGAGTACGCTGACGGCTTCGGATCTCCGGCTGGTGAGTTTTGGATCGGAAACGAGGCTCTGCACCGTCTGACGTCGGACAACTGCTCGTCGCTCCGGGTGACGATGCTCGACGTCTCTGGCAAGAGTTGGCACGCCGAATACGAGCACTTCAACATAGGACCGGAGAGTTCCGGGTATCGCTTGAGCATCGGTGGATATTCGGGCAACGCGAGCAACGCCTTGGAATACCAGAACGGCATGGAGTTCTCGGCCGTCGACAGGGACAGGGACATATCGAAGATAGACTGCGCTGCTGATTACGAAGGTGGCTGGTGGTTTTCGCGTTGCCAACGCGCAAACTTGAACGGGAAGTACGAGTTGGGGCTGACGTGGTTCAACGCCGCGCAAAATGAATGGATAGCGCTGTCCAGCAGCGAGATGTCGGTGAGGAAGAGGGACAAATGCGACGGGATGCGGTGA